Proteins encoded together in one Yersinia mollaretii ATCC 43969 window:
- the rep gene encoding DNA helicase Rep encodes MRLNPSQQQAVEFVTGPCLVLAGAGSGKTRVITNKIAHLIRQCGYQPKHIAAVTFTNKAAREMKERVAQTLGRKESRGLMIATFHTLGLEIIKKEYAALGMKSNFSLFDAQDQLGLLKDLTHKWLEDDKTLLQQLISAISNWKNDLLDPAAAAAQARSERDKLFVHCYGLYDAHLKACNVLDFDDLISLPTLLLQNNLEVRERWQNRLRYLLVDEYQDTNTSQYHMVKLLVGSRARFTVVGDDDQSIYSWRGARPQNLVLLNEDFPQLQVIKLEQNYRSSGRILKAANILIANNPHVFEKKLFSELEYGDELKVITANNEDHEAERVVGELIAHHFVKKTQYSDYAILYRGNHQSRLFEKLLMQNRIPYRISGGDSFFSRPEIKDLLAYLRVLTNQDDDSAFMRIVNTPKREIGSTTIQKLGEWANVRNKSLFRASFDLGLGEHLKGRGLESLQRFTHWMEAIIRLVEREPVAAVRDLIHGIDYESWLFETSPSPKAAEMRMKNVNLLFSWMTEMLEGSELNEPMSLTQVVTRFTLRDMMERGESDGELDQVQLMTLHASKGLEFPYVFLVGMEEGLLPHQSSIDEDNVDEERRLAYVGITRAQRELFFTLCKERRQYGELIRPEPSRFLMELPQDDLKWDNERQVVSPQERMQKGQSHLANIRAQLANAKKQ; translated from the coding sequence ATGCGATTAAATCCCAGCCAACAACAAGCCGTCGAATTTGTCACCGGACCCTGCCTGGTGCTGGCCGGAGCGGGATCAGGTAAAACCCGCGTGATCACCAACAAGATCGCCCATTTGATCCGCCAGTGCGGTTATCAGCCAAAACACATTGCGGCGGTGACCTTTACCAATAAAGCCGCGCGTGAGATGAAAGAGCGCGTGGCTCAGACGCTGGGGCGCAAGGAGTCGCGGGGTTTGATGATTGCCACCTTCCATACCTTGGGGCTGGAAATCATCAAAAAAGAGTATGCGGCATTGGGAATGAAATCGAACTTCTCACTGTTTGATGCGCAGGACCAACTGGGGTTATTGAAAGATCTGACCCACAAGTGGTTGGAGGACGATAAGACATTACTGCAACAACTGATCTCGGCGATCTCCAACTGGAAGAATGATCTGCTTGATCCCGCCGCCGCTGCCGCACAGGCTCGATCCGAACGCGATAAGTTGTTCGTACATTGTTATGGCTTATATGACGCCCATTTGAAAGCCTGTAATGTGCTGGACTTCGATGACCTCATCTCCCTGCCGACGTTACTGCTGCAAAATAATCTGGAAGTGCGAGAGCGTTGGCAAAATCGCCTGCGTTACTTGTTGGTTGATGAATACCAAGATACTAACACTAGCCAATATCATATGGTGAAATTGCTGGTGGGGAGTCGGGCGCGCTTTACCGTGGTGGGTGATGATGACCAATCGATCTATTCATGGCGTGGTGCGCGGCCACAGAATTTGGTGCTGCTGAATGAAGATTTCCCACAGTTGCAGGTGATTAAGCTGGAGCAGAATTACCGCTCCTCGGGCCGGATTCTGAAAGCCGCGAATATCCTGATCGCCAACAATCCCCATGTTTTTGAAAAAAAGCTTTTTTCTGAGCTGGAGTATGGTGATGAGTTAAAAGTCATCACGGCTAATAATGAAGATCATGAGGCCGAACGCGTCGTCGGTGAGCTGATCGCCCATCACTTTGTCAAAAAGACGCAGTACAGTGACTATGCCATTTTGTATCGCGGCAACCACCAGTCGCGGCTGTTTGAAAAGCTGCTGATGCAAAACCGCATCCCTTATCGTATCTCCGGTGGCGATTCGTTTTTCTCGCGGCCCGAGATCAAAGACTTACTGGCCTATTTGCGCGTCTTGACCAATCAGGATGATGACAGCGCATTTATGCGCATCGTGAATACACCAAAGCGCGAGATCGGGTCGACGACCATTCAGAAGCTGGGGGAGTGGGCTAACGTGCGCAATAAAAGCCTGTTTCGTGCCAGCTTCGATCTGGGATTGGGCGAGCATCTCAAAGGCCGGGGGCTGGAGTCATTGCAGCGGTTTACCCACTGGATGGAGGCCATTATTCGGCTGGTCGAGCGGGAGCCGGTGGCGGCGGTGCGGGATCTGATCCACGGTATCGACTACGAGAGCTGGCTGTTCGAAACCTCGCCTAGCCCAAAAGCGGCTGAAATGCGGATGAAGAACGTCAATCTGCTCTTCAGTTGGATGACGGAAATGTTGGAGGGGTCTGAGCTGAATGAGCCGATGTCGCTGACGCAGGTGGTGACACGCTTTACCCTGCGCGACATGATGGAGCGGGGGGAGAGTGATGGCGAGCTGGATCAAGTGCAATTAATGACACTGCACGCCTCCAAAGGGTTGGAGTTCCCTTATGTGTTCTTAGTCGGCATGGAGGAGGGGTTGCTGCCGCACCAAAGTAGCATCGACGAAGATAATGTCGATGAAGAGCGGCGGTTGGCGTATGTGGGGATCACCCGCGCCCAGCGGGAGCTGTTCTTTACCCTGTGCAAAGAGCGGCGGCAGTATG
- the ppiC gene encoding peptidylprolyl isomerase PpiC → MANKASALHILVDDEKQANDILAQLNNGADFQELAKKFSNCPSKRNGGDLGEFNKGDMVPAFDKAVFSCELLQPYGPVKTQFGYHIIKVLYRN, encoded by the coding sequence ATGGCAAACAAAGCTTCTGCGCTGCACATTCTGGTAGATGATGAAAAGCAGGCAAACGATATTCTGGCACAGTTGAATAACGGTGCAGATTTCCAAGAGTTGGCGAAGAAATTCTCCAACTGCCCGTCGAAACGTAATGGCGGCGATCTGGGTGAATTCAATAAAGGGGATATGGTCCCAGCATTCGATAAAGCGGTATTCAGCTGCGAACTGCTGCAACCTTATGGCCCGGTAAAAACTCAGTTCGGTTATCACATTATTAAAGTGCTCTATCGTAACTAA
- a CDS encoding fimbrial protein — protein sequence MNKITLAMALFAASTTASMAASNNTITFQGEVTGQTCSVTVNGLEANPMVLLPTVSSTDLDASGKTAGKTTFTLGVSGCTADAADVDIKTVFVGNQVSASGNLKNTGTAANVELQLLKDATTTTGIDLNSGLAQDGIVLEAGKTSAEHDFAVQYFATGQTAPGTVVASVQYAVSYL from the coding sequence ATGAATAAGATTACTTTGGCTATGGCATTATTCGCGGCATCTACTACTGCTTCAATGGCAGCTAGCAATAATACAATTACTTTCCAAGGTGAAGTCACAGGGCAAACATGTTCTGTTACCGTAAATGGCCTTGAAGCTAACCCAATGGTTTTATTGCCGACAGTATCAAGCACGGATCTGGATGCTTCAGGTAAAACAGCAGGTAAAACAACCTTCACTCTGGGTGTTTCTGGTTGTACTGCCGATGCCGCTGATGTTGATATCAAAACTGTTTTCGTTGGTAACCAAGTCTCTGCTTCTGGTAACTTAAAAAATACCGGCACCGCAGCCAATGTTGAGCTTCAATTATTGAAAGATGCGACAACAACAACCGGTATCGATTTAAATAGTGGTTTGGCGCAAGATGGTATTGTATTGGAAGCAGGCAAAACTTCAGCAGAGCATGATTTTGCCGTTCAGTACTTTGCTACTGGGCAAACAGCACCAGGTACTGTAGTGGCATCTGTACAATATGCGGTTTCTTACCTGTAA
- a CDS encoding fimbrial biogenesis chaperone gives MFNTHSHSYRYLFATLFMFMGISFANASVVMGGSRIIYSAGEKEHTVQLTNNDNFPNAVQVWLDSGDAKSTPDTGKAPFLVTPPFFRMEANAGQTLRLKYTGSGLPTNKESIFYLNFLQVPPVNKAEKNNKMLVLLRNRIKVFYRPEGIAGRVDQVPSALTFSVRQQGSNVVVTGKNPTGFFATIASGEVVGSGKNLKMKSEMIPPMSQVEWVIPNSSAPSNPVINFRLVNDFGGQDSGSYRT, from the coding sequence ATGTTTAATACACACAGCCACAGCTATCGTTATCTGTTCGCCACTCTATTCATGTTTATGGGTATATCTTTTGCCAACGCCAGTGTCGTCATGGGCGGCAGCCGTATTATCTATTCGGCAGGTGAAAAAGAGCACACGGTACAATTAACCAATAATGACAACTTTCCTAATGCTGTTCAGGTTTGGTTAGACAGTGGGGATGCTAAATCCACCCCTGACACGGGCAAAGCGCCGTTTCTCGTCACGCCTCCCTTCTTTCGTATGGAAGCCAACGCTGGCCAAACATTACGACTGAAATATACCGGCAGTGGCCTACCGACAAATAAAGAATCCATATTTTATTTGAATTTTTTGCAGGTGCCCCCCGTCAATAAAGCAGAGAAAAACAATAAAATGTTAGTCCTGCTGCGTAACCGTATTAAAGTATTTTATCGTCCAGAAGGTATTGCAGGTCGAGTTGACCAAGTTCCCAGCGCACTGACGTTCAGTGTCCGTCAACAAGGCAGCAATGTGGTTGTTACCGGGAAAAACCCAACCGGTTTCTTTGCCACCATTGCCAGCGGTGAAGTGGTTGGCAGTGGTAAAAATCTTAAAATGAAATCAGAGATGATCCCACCGATGTCTCAGGTTGAATGGGTTATTCCAAATTCATCAGCACCTTCTAATCCAGTGATTAATTTTCGGCTAGTGAATGACTTCGGCGGGCAAGATTCCGGTAGTTACCGGACTTAA
- a CDS encoding fimbria/pilus outer membrane usher protein produces MGFAHATLKNKFSGRKKTLALCITLILHVDTVLAQDDSKNLEFDESLFLGTNFASGLNQLNKENSVTEGNYDAVDVLINNKQYKRTTIKFVKDADSSEVYPCLSDEFLTAAGIELTRQDGSVAKEPTAAETESLPSETATHSPAEQCVPLATRVKGASFHFDQAKLRLELSIPQAVLKKRPRGYIERTEWEEGEKLAFINYSTNFYRSETSGQQSNTSDYGFIGLKGGLNLGLWQLRQQSNVRYASNTNTSDTQWNNIRTYLQRPIPQLDSQLTLGETFTDSTLFGTMSFRGAKMATDQRMWPESMRGFAPEVRGVASTNARVVIRQNGQEIYETNVAPGPFVINDLYSTTSQGDLNVEVIEANGSRSTFTVPFSAVPDSMRPGVSRYNAVIGESRDFTDIDNYFTDFTYERGITNQLTANSGVRLAQDYTALLVGGVIGTSVGAFGLNTTYSHAKVEDNKTQDGWRMQATYSQTFSETGTTFSLAGYRYSTKGYRDLNDVFGVRSMEKSGGSWDSSTYQQRSQFTTTVNQNLGNFGQLYASASTNDYYNDTQRDTQLQLGYSNNYRDISYNVAISRQRTVYTSTLYNWDTDETNPTTTATRYGNTENIATLTVSIPLNIGSKNQYLSMSASRNPKSGNSYQSALSGTLGERNNFNYSVNAGYDDSNFGGSSNTWGVNMQQQFPNATVNGNYSRGNNYTQYGAGARGAAVIHSQGLTLGPYLGETFGLIEADGAQGAAVRNAQGARIDSNGFALVPSLTPYNYNTIGLDTKGINRNTELKENQGRVVPYAGAAVKVKFETLTGYAVLIQTQTSGDEGLPLGADVYNSKDELVGMVGQGNQIYARVKDKKGSLYVRWGENSSDQCELPYAFDTQETEQDIIHLTGSCRR; encoded by the coding sequence ATGGGTTTTGCACACGCCACGCTGAAAAATAAATTTTCTGGTCGTAAAAAAACGTTAGCACTCTGTATCACTTTAATCCTACATGTCGATACTGTTTTAGCTCAGGACGATTCAAAAAACTTGGAGTTTGATGAATCGCTCTTTTTAGGCACTAACTTTGCCTCTGGGTTGAATCAACTGAATAAAGAGAATTCGGTTACAGAAGGGAATTACGATGCTGTCGATGTCTTAATCAATAACAAACAGTACAAACGCACCACCATTAAATTTGTTAAAGATGCTGACTCTTCAGAGGTTTACCCCTGTCTGAGCGATGAGTTCTTAACCGCCGCTGGCATTGAATTAACCCGTCAAGATGGCTCTGTGGCGAAAGAACCTACGGCTGCCGAAACAGAATCATTACCTTCAGAGACCGCAACTCACTCCCCAGCAGAGCAATGTGTGCCGCTGGCGACACGGGTCAAAGGGGCTTCGTTCCACTTTGATCAGGCTAAACTGCGTCTGGAACTCTCTATTCCACAAGCCGTATTAAAAAAGCGCCCTCGGGGCTATATCGAGCGGACGGAGTGGGAAGAGGGAGAGAAACTCGCCTTTATTAACTACAGCACCAACTTTTATCGTAGCGAAACCAGTGGCCAACAGAGTAATACCTCTGATTACGGCTTTATTGGCCTAAAGGGCGGCTTGAACTTAGGGTTGTGGCAATTACGTCAACAATCAAACGTGCGCTATGCCAGTAATACCAATACCAGCGATACGCAATGGAATAATATCCGTACCTATTTGCAGCGCCCTATCCCACAATTGGATAGTCAATTAACGCTGGGCGAAACCTTCACCGACAGCACCTTATTCGGCACCATGTCATTTCGTGGCGCGAAAATGGCGACTGACCAACGTATGTGGCCAGAGTCAATGCGCGGCTTTGCACCCGAAGTTCGTGGTGTTGCCAGCACCAATGCCCGCGTGGTTATTCGCCAGAATGGGCAGGAAATATATGAAACCAACGTCGCCCCCGGCCCCTTTGTTATTAATGATCTCTACAGCACCACCAGCCAAGGCGATCTCAATGTTGAGGTTATAGAAGCAAACGGTAGCCGCTCAACATTTACCGTGCCCTTTAGCGCCGTGCCAGATTCAATGCGCCCTGGGGTGAGTCGTTATAATGCCGTTATTGGGGAATCACGTGATTTCACCGATATTGATAATTATTTCACCGACTTTACCTATGAGCGCGGTATTACCAATCAGTTAACGGCGAATAGTGGTGTGCGGTTAGCGCAAGATTATACGGCACTCCTCGTCGGCGGTGTTATTGGCACCTCGGTCGGCGCTTTTGGCCTGAACACCACTTATTCCCATGCCAAAGTTGAAGATAATAAAACCCAAGATGGCTGGCGGATGCAAGCGACCTATAGCCAGACCTTCAGTGAGACGGGAACCACATTTTCATTGGCGGGATATCGCTATTCCACCAAAGGCTATCGCGATTTAAATGATGTTTTCGGCGTGCGTTCAATGGAAAAGAGTGGCGGGAGTTGGGATTCATCAACTTATCAACAGCGCAGCCAATTTACCACCACGGTTAATCAGAATTTAGGTAATTTTGGTCAATTGTATGCCTCGGCCTCAACCAATGATTATTATAACGATACGCAGCGCGATACACAGTTACAGTTGGGCTACTCAAATAACTACCGAGATATCAGTTATAATGTGGCAATTAGTCGCCAGCGCACGGTTTATACCTCAACACTCTATAATTGGGATACCGACGAGACTAATCCAACCACCACCGCCACGCGCTACGGCAATACCGAGAATATCGCGACATTAACCGTCTCTATTCCGCTGAATATTGGCAGCAAGAATCAATATTTATCCATGTCAGCCAGCCGTAATCCGAAAAGTGGTAATAGTTATCAGTCGGCGTTATCAGGCACTTTGGGTGAACGGAATAACTTTAACTACTCCGTCAATGCGGGTTATGACGATAGTAATTTCGGTGGCAGCTCCAATACTTGGGGGGTGAATATGCAGCAGCAATTCCCTAATGCGACCGTTAATGGGAACTATTCTCGCGGCAATAATTACACCCAATATGGGGCAGGCGCTCGCGGCGCGGCAGTTATTCATAGCCAAGGTCTGACACTGGGTCCGTATTTGGGTGAAACCTTTGGTTTAATTGAGGCGGATGGTGCTCAGGGCGCAGCAGTGCGTAATGCGCAAGGGGCGAGAATTGACAGTAATGGCTTTGCCTTGGTGCCTTCGTTAACACCGTATAATTACAATACCATTGGTTTGGATACTAAAGGCATTAACCGCAATACTGAGCTGAAAGAGAATCAGGGCCGGGTCGTCCCTTATGCTGGGGCTGCCGTGAAAGTGAAATTTGAAACGCTAACCGGTTATGCGGTGCTGATTCAAACTCAAACCAGCGGGGATGAGGGCTTGCCGCTCGGTGCTGATGTCTATAACAGCAAAGACGAACTGGTCGGCATGGTGGGTCAGGGGAATCAGATCTATGCACGAGTCAAAGACAAAAAAGGTTCGCTTTATGTTCGCTGGGGTGAAAACAGCAGTGACCAGTGCGAATTACCTTATGCTTTTGATACTCAAGAGACTGAGCAAGATATTATCCATTTAACAGGCAGTTGCCGCCGTTAA
- the stbD gene encoding fimbrial usher protein StbD, producing the protein MLLLIGFCSTSAWSACTKITAQSQLTAGDGTAGAWAGSTDTNNGSLGLPGIIDLSTNANFQPDGTLLAAATSNFTTFALNTGYDPDRVLFRCAAADVDQLFEMYATNGDNDFGGKNEDGAIAGNVPSGFATYVRNVVIRLTNLSTGEYYSRLWKGRRLTDLDTDSTGRILVKAKNFSNLYTELFRVDYARTSTNNAASYTYAYTQPNAYIAFKGPGITGPVEGTDSLSNWPGWYGTWPASIGLYNYVTFRRTTICAVTNFTPTVVLPRISVAELNTGHTSSADFNVDFQCQTGVTSGVTAGTVAMGFLVPAANAAKAQALGLMNGSGGISHLVSDNYGAPGMASGVGIRIYRNNNPIYLLSKNVTQTGNSGGWYGIFQGAQQQTGSVTGGNSYTENFRAELSKISGQTVTAGAVNAHAQVVIRVQ; encoded by the coding sequence ATGCTATTGCTGATAGGATTTTGCAGCACCTCGGCGTGGTCCGCCTGTACCAAAATTACGGCACAAAGCCAGTTGACTGCGGGTGATGGTACGGCAGGCGCTTGGGCTGGCTCAACGGATACCAACAATGGGTCACTCGGCCTACCGGGTATTATTGACCTCAGCACCAATGCCAACTTTCAACCGGATGGCACGTTATTAGCCGCCGCCACCTCTAACTTTACCACCTTTGCCCTGAATACCGGATATGACCCCGATAGAGTCCTGTTTCGCTGTGCGGCGGCGGATGTTGATCAACTCTTCGAGATGTATGCCACTAACGGCGATAATGATTTTGGTGGCAAGAATGAAGATGGTGCCATTGCCGGTAATGTCCCCTCAGGTTTTGCCACCTATGTACGCAATGTTGTGATCAGACTGACCAACCTCTCCACTGGTGAGTATTACTCTCGCCTATGGAAAGGGCGGCGCTTAACTGATTTGGATACCGACAGCACTGGCCGTATTTTAGTCAAAGCCAAAAACTTCAGTAATCTGTATACCGAACTGTTTCGTGTTGATTATGCCCGTACCAGCACCAATAATGCGGCATCCTATACTTATGCTTACACCCAACCGAATGCCTATATCGCTTTTAAAGGACCGGGCATCACTGGCCCTGTCGAAGGTACGGATTCACTCTCCAACTGGCCCGGTTGGTATGGCACTTGGCCAGCCTCGATTGGGTTGTACAACTATGTGACTTTCCGTCGAACCACCATTTGTGCGGTCACTAATTTTACCCCGACCGTGGTATTACCCCGGATTTCGGTAGCAGAACTGAACACCGGGCATACCAGCTCCGCTGATTTTAATGTCGATTTTCAGTGTCAGACTGGCGTGACCTCAGGTGTCACTGCGGGCACAGTGGCGATGGGCTTTTTGGTGCCCGCCGCCAATGCCGCAAAAGCGCAGGCGTTGGGGTTAATGAACGGCAGCGGAGGCATCAGCCATTTAGTGTCTGATAATTATGGCGCTCCCGGTATGGCGAGCGGTGTGGGTATTCGCATCTACCGTAATAATAATCCCATTTATTTGCTGTCAAAAAATGTCACTCAAACGGGGAATAGTGGTGGCTGGTATGGTATTTTCCAAGGCGCACAACAACAGACGGGCAGTGTGACGGGGGGGAATAGCTACACGGAGAATTTTCGGGCTGAGTTAAGTAAGATCAGCGGGCAAACTGTGACGGCGGGAGCAGTGAATGCACATGCGCAAGTGGTTATTCGTGTCCAATAA
- a CDS encoding fimbrial biogenesis chaperone: protein MHMRKWLFVSNNVLLRWVNSRISTLLLLLMMASSTSAIASVIAERTRVIFSEGSTEESLQLVNSNKYPVAVQVWVDDGDLMATPEKAISPVLVLPPVFRLQPQAQRSLRLILSGASKLPVDRESAFWLNVYEIPPKSTTKVEDESFVTLGLRMQYKVFYRPKSIPAPGETLGKALTFTLVRSGDSALIKVNNPTPYYASLASLTLGSAEALPDMVAPFSTLDFPLNHSPTAGNPTLNFVLIDDLGNSKALSSNLK, encoded by the coding sequence ATGCACATGCGCAAGTGGTTATTCGTGTCCAATAATGTGCTTTTAAGATGGGTCAATAGCAGGATCAGCACCTTGCTATTGTTGCTTATGATGGCCAGTAGCACATCGGCGATAGCCAGTGTGATTGCGGAGAGAACACGGGTTATCTTCAGCGAAGGTAGCACGGAGGAGTCGTTGCAACTGGTGAACAGCAATAAATATCCGGTCGCGGTGCAGGTCTGGGTGGATGATGGCGATTTGATGGCGACGCCGGAGAAAGCAATTTCGCCTGTCTTAGTGTTGCCGCCCGTATTTCGGCTGCAACCACAGGCACAGCGCAGTTTGCGGTTAATCCTATCGGGTGCCAGTAAATTGCCGGTGGATAGAGAGTCTGCATTTTGGCTCAATGTTTACGAAATTCCGCCAAAATCGACCACTAAAGTGGAGGATGAATCATTCGTCACTTTGGGTTTGCGGATGCAATATAAAGTTTTTTACCGCCCGAAAAGTATACCCGCGCCGGGAGAGACTCTGGGTAAAGCGCTCACCTTTACTTTAGTGCGTAGCGGCGATAGCGCCCTGATTAAAGTGAATAACCCGACACCCTATTATGCCTCATTAGCCTCGCTGACATTAGGCTCAGCAGAAGCATTGCCGGATATGGTCGCTCCTTTTTCGACACTCGACTTTCCACTCAATCACTCGCCAACCGCTGGCAATCCCACTCTCAATTTTGTCTTAATCGATGATTTAGGTAACAGTAAGGCTCTGAGCAGCAATCTGAAATAA